The following coding sequences are from one Nymphalis io chromosome 17, ilAglIoxx1.1, whole genome shotgun sequence window:
- the LOC126774969 gene encoding nose resistant to fluoxetine protein 6-like gives MVKMIPMIVLLVLFLKEGLAVIYSVNESEYRKMPPLYEMDNYGDCMLQLGGTYCVSSFDLYSEVNSSLMHFIREYSTYDVKHFNHTRIHRAVCLTSSCKHYIDASNTTMDPETTLAGCINETIWRKYEIQAKLAELHYCKRHDDKVVLDTSDYIVAVIYIVIIMLNVIGSFYDIILCDEDAKKGNQYLLAFSLRRNWAKLIAPGGRGPEPRLERLKLFNGIRAMTMVCVIFSHTALLMSFTYIKNPFYLEKAYEDPLKQLIFNGTLVTHTFFVMSSFLLAYNLQIHAEKQEIKWTKIPMAIVLRWLRLTPVYALAIATISTWMRHIGDGPLWQMIVTSEANYCRQYWWANIFYLNNYIYSDDLCFPQGWYLAADTQLFCLGLIFLVIIQRPCHRKIALLILFLVSLVITAAHTYFQDLEAVVIQSPESYRTIYVSDETFRLVYIRGHTNISTYILGLAGGLLTYHWQKSEKDFSLYKKYRWAFWALFPMAVSVILSGGFFYIDGFTPSTFVRVAYATFYKPVFQIIMVIFMIGTIFKFESVYRGIVEWRGFTWAGRVSYSAFLLHTMFQRSFVGSLTELLYLSDYYVVIILCASIFLSFLCGAGLWLLAEAPFATLSRVLLGNNK, from the exons ATGGTGAAAATGATCCCTATGATcgttttattagttttgtttttaaaagaagGCTTGGCTGTTATTTATAGTGTTAAtg AAAGTGAATATCGCAAGATGCCTCCACTGTATGAGATGGACAACTACGGTGACTGTATGCTGCAGTTGGGGGGCACGTATTGTGTTTCTTCGTTTGATCTCTATAGTGAAGTTAATTCCAGTCTTATGCATTTTATACGG GAATACTCAACTTACGACGTAAAACATTTTAACCACACCCGTATACACAGGGCGGTTTGTCTAACAAGTTCTTGTAAACATTATATCGATGCATCAAATACAACAATGGATCCAGAAACGACCCTTGCAGGATGCATCAACGAAACAATATGGAGGAAGTATGAAATACAAGCCAAGTTGGCCGAATTACACTATTGTAAAAGACACGATGATAAAGTTGTTTTGGATACAAGTGATTATATTGTAGCAgtcatttatatcgtaataataatgttgaacGTGATTGGAAGCTTTTACGATATAATTTTATGCGATGAAGATGCTAAGAAgg gAAATCAGTATTTGTTAGCGTTTTCGTTACGAAGAAACTGGGCTAAGCTTATCGCTCCAGGCGGCAGGGGACCGGAACCGAGATTGGAGAGACTGAAGTTATTTAATGGAATTAG AGCTATGACAATGGTGTGTGTTATATTTTCCCACACAGCACTGTTAATGTCATTTACTTACATCAAAAACCCGTTTTATTTGGAAAAG GCGTACGAAGATCCgctaaaacaattaattttcaacGGAACCCTCGTTACTCACACATTTTTTGTAATGTCAAGTTTTCTACTGGCTTACAATTTGCAAATACACGCTGAGAAGCAAGAAATAAAATGGACTAAAATTCCAATGGCAATCGTATTACGTTGGCTCAG actAACCCCAGTTTACGCCCTTGCGATAGCCACTATAAGCACATGGATGCGGCACATAGGCGATGGACCCCTCTGGCAAATGATTGTCACTAGCGAGGCCAACTATTGTCGCCAGTATTGGTGGGCCAACATATTCTACTTAAACAATTACATATACAGCGATGACTTATGCTTTCCCCAAGGATG GTATTTGGCAGCTGATACACAGCTATTCTGCCTTGGTTTGATTTTTCTGGTTATCATCCAAAGACCTTGCCACAGGAAAATAGCACTCTTGATATTATTCCTGGTGTCACTTGTCATCACCGCAGCACACACATACTTTCAAGACTTAGAAGCTGTCGTTATACAGTCGCCTGA ATCCTATCGCACTATCTACGTCAGCGACGAAACGTTTAGGCTTGTGTACATAAGAGGTCATACTAACATCTCCACTTATATCCTGGGTCTCGCAGGAGGTCTTCTGACTTACCATTGGCAGAAAAGTGAAAAAGATTTCTCTCTATATAAG AAATATCGTTGGGCATTCTGGGCGCTGTTTCCCATGGCAGTTTCTGTTATACTATCCGGGGGCTTTTTCTACATAGATGGATTCACGCCTTCCACTTTCGTAAGAGTAGCATACGCTACATTTTACAAGCCCGTCTTTCAGATTATCATGGTGATATTCATGATTGGAACCATTTTTAAATTCGAAT CCGTATACCGTGGTATAGTGGAGTGGCGTGGTTTTACCTGGGCCGGTCGGGTTTCTTACAGCGCTTTCCTTCTACACACAATGTTTCAAAGGTCATTCGTTGGATCTCTCACTGAACTGCTGTACCTGAGTGACTATTACGTG GTGATAATCTTATGCGCATCTATATTTCTCTCATTCCTGTGCGGGGCGGGGTTGTGGCTGTTGGCGGAGGCGCCCTTCGCGACTCTGTCGCGCGTTTTACTTGGCAATAACaaatga